Proteins from one Streptomyces sp. NBC_00289 genomic window:
- a CDS encoding peroxiredoxin, whose protein sequence is MSGRVEVGDTVEDFSLPDETGTGRSLSELLAEGPVVLFFYPAALTAGCTAEACHFRDLAAEFAAVGARPVGVSGDAVERQQEFAGQHNLGIPLLSDADGAVRERFGVKRGFSLAPTKRVTFVIAQDRTVLEVVRSELRMNTHADRALAALRAHRK, encoded by the coding sequence GGAGGTCGGCGACACGGTCGAGGACTTCTCGCTGCCCGACGAGACCGGCACCGGCCGCAGTCTGTCCGAGCTCCTCGCCGAAGGGCCGGTCGTGCTGTTCTTCTACCCGGCTGCCCTGACGGCGGGCTGCACCGCGGAGGCCTGTCACTTCCGCGACCTCGCCGCCGAGTTCGCCGCGGTCGGCGCGCGCCCCGTCGGTGTCAGCGGGGACGCCGTCGAGCGCCAGCAGGAGTTCGCCGGACAGCACAACCTCGGCATACCGCTGCTGTCCGACGCCGACGGCGCGGTCCGTGAGCGGTTCGGCGTGAAGCGGGGCTTCTCCCTGGCACCGACCAAGCGGGTCACCTTCGTGATCGCGCAGGACCGGACGGTCCTCGAGGTCGTCCGCAGCGAACTGCGGATGAACACGCACGCCGACCGGGCCCTCGCCGCCCTGCGAGCCCACCGGAAGTGA